A region from the Aegilops tauschii subsp. strangulata cultivar AL8/78 chromosome 5, Aet v6.0, whole genome shotgun sequence genome encodes:
- the LOC109785015 gene encoding uncharacterized protein, protein MDVCAVGVASTPSTPCLAASRPSPPPSSAPLPSRGNGDDHERVRVLETCQGEAPEDGVRLLRLRRRGSVEAQREQGGLLQDTDMDDYLKGCRFLPKLNNAIPGERNAPYRERLSSLENLVLIMG, encoded by the exons ATGGACGTGTGCGCCGTCGGTGTCGCCAGCACGCCATCGACGCCTTGCTTGGCTGCCTCTCGTCCCTCCCCGCCACCAAGCTCGGCTCCGTTGCCATCCAGG GGGAATGGAGATGATCACGAACGTGTCCGAGTACTGGAAACTTGCCAGGGAGAAGCTCCTGAAGATGGTGTACGACTACTACGCCTCCGACGCAGAGGATCAGTGGAAGCTCAACGAGAACAGGGAGGCCTTCTCCAGGATACT GATATGGATGACTATCTGAAGGGATGCAGGTTTCTTCCCAAACTTAACAATGCGATACCTGGTGAAAGAAATGCTCCCTACAGGGAAAGGTTGAGCAGCCTAGAGAATTTAGTACTGATCATG GGGTGA